AACACCAAGAGCAGCATAACGGTGGATGACTTCGAAAAGAGTTGGGACATAAGTTACAATACCTTTTTAACGCCTCCCAGACGCCACCGATTCGGTAGAAAACAGGTTCTTTACACGCGAAAGAATCGAATCATGAGCAGGGTCATATGGATGATCCTTGGATGGAATCTCCAATATTGCAGGAATTGGCTTGTTATAGCTATCTACCAGAAACCTAATCATGTTTGCAACctaaaactcaaaagaaaaaatggtatCACAGTTTGATGACACAGAGAAAACAGAACCCATAAACAATATCTCTAATGGCAGGAGAGGCATAGCAAGGTGTAATCAGAAAACAACTTACATATTGACTGATCATCACTATTGCAATATCCTCCCTTGTAGTGAACTCTTTGAAAGCATCTTCGATTTGTTTGACGGTCGTCTCTGAGACATTACAAGTCGAACTTTTGAGGCATAAAAAGGGGACAGAATTATGAGTCCAAAAGCatatttgaatgaatgaaaacaGGTGTAATCACACAAAGTGGCTCTGTAAACCTATGGAGTAAGACGAACAGATTCCTAAGAAGCATAGTTAAAAATGATTTGGTTCAATCATAGCATCATCAGTCACTACTATTGAGCTATAATC
The Cucurbita pepo subsp. pepo cultivar mu-cu-16 unplaced genomic scaffold, ASM280686v2 Cp4.1_scaffold003466, whole genome shotgun sequence genome window above contains:
- the LOC111786924 gene encoding V-type proton ATPase subunit F (The sequence of the model RefSeq protein was modified relative to this genomic sequence to represent the inferred CDS: added 145 bases not found in genome assembly); this translates as MAGKAQIPTKNSALISMIADEDTVVGFLLAGVGNVDLRRKTNYLIVDSKTTVKQIEDAFKEFTTREDIAIVMISQYVANMIRFLVDSYNKPIPAILEIPSKDHPYDPAHDSILSRVKNLFSTESVASGRR